The Sesamum indicum cultivar Zhongzhi No. 13 linkage group LG6, S_indicum_v1.0, whole genome shotgun sequence genomic interval tttcttttcaaaagtaagtaccaaaaaataaggatCTCCACACCTTTACAACTAAATCATGTGTACGCTATCAtgacaaaaaattcttaaaatatccaaaaaattctcaaaCTCCAACACTCCTCCTTGAGAATTTTCTTGGAGACTCTAAGCTTTGATCTTAGCTCTTCGAACTTGGCTTTAGAAAGAGCTTTGGTTAATATATCAACAACCGGATCTTCAGAGCAACAATACATTGGATTAACTTCTCAATTCATTTTTGCTTCTCTAATCACATGAAACTTCATATTAATGTGTTTGATTCCTCCATGCCGTATAGGCTTCTTTGCAATAGCAACGGCTGACTTGCTGTCAACCCAAATCACTAGCATCTTCTTGGCTTTGCCCCAAATCTATCAACAATTTCCTCAATCAAATTGCTTGGTTTGCAGCTGCTCAGCAGAATGTACTCAGCTTTTGCTGAGGATTGGACGACCACCTCTTGCTTTCTTGAATTCCATGGAAAAATTCCACTTACAAACGAGAAAGCATAACTAGATGTGCTTTTGGAATCATATATGCTTCGTACTCAGTCACTATCCACATATCCTTGGAGttctttactttctttttgaaGAAACCATAAACCATAGTAAAAAGTGCCTCTTGTGTACCTTAAAACTCTTTTGGCTGCACCAAGATGATTTTGACTTGGAGAGTGCATAAATCTCAAGAGCAAGCTAGTAGAGAACATCAAGTCTAGCCTTGTAGCACACAAGTCGAGTAGGCTGCCAATTAACCTTCTATGAACTGAAGCATCTTCTTTGCTGCCAACTTCATTATTCGACAACTTATCATTCACAACTAGTGGAGTTGCAATAGGTTTTGAGCTTTTCATATgatatttcttcaaaaattttaaagcatATTTTTGCTGGGCGATGAAGAGTCTAACCTCACATTGGTGAATTTTCATGCCTAAGAAATATTTCATCCCACCCAGTTGGTCATTTCaaattctctatttatttACCTTATGAACAGtttcaaatttcttgaattgcCAACCTGTAACCAACAAGTCATCTATGTACAATGAGACAATAAGTTGATCTTCTACCCAAACCTTCTTCATATATAGATTAACTTTGCTTTCACTTCTTTTAAATCCTTGCTGCAATGTCATAGGGGTTTTTATAGCAGCGAAAATGCCCTATGTTGCCTAGTGTCACACAAGCTAGTCAACCTTCTTCACATACTCACTCTCATGTATGAAAATTTGTAACTATGGCTACAATCACCCACAATGCATGCAAGAATGCAGGAATTCACATAATTCAAGCAACACAACAGATTACAGCCAAAACTAACCTTATATTTTATCCCCAACAAATTgaaatacaagaaaacaagCTTGCACACAAAAGACTACGCCCCTTCCATTACCCAGAAAGTACAAGGAaccaaaacaataataatacacTGCAATGCAGTTTGACATCACGAAACTGCTAGGGAAAGCTGCCCTCCATGATATTGCAACAGTTGTAGTCCACATTGTCATGTAGACAAGCGATTTTCAGCCCTTAACCACCAATTACATGCCTCCCACATGCTCCGTGCTTCAGCAAACGCAGTCAATAACCAAGATTGTCGGTCATGTGCACACATTGTTAGGCTTATGTGCACACCGTCAGTCAATCAACTGAGAAATGCCACACAAGTGCACACAGGCCAACTGTCCCAGCACATAGATGCCAAACTCACCCATGTGCCTGCATGCTTGTGTATCTGGTTGGCGACCTCCCATAACGTCCCGCACATTGCCCAAATACAAGCCATCAATGCCCATAGTATGCCGACACTGACTACCGATGCTCAAGGCCTACATGTCCACCTGCCACGCAACCTATCGTGCACCGTCACCCAACTGTTCCTCAATCGGCCAACTATATACCATGTGCTGCTCATGTGTCATGGCACCAACACTCATCAGCAGTTTGCCAGAATTTGCTGAGTCTCGCACCTGCATTGTGTTGATCCATGCCAACACTATTTGCCAAATCTAATGCACATGCCCGCCATACTAGACCGAACGACCTCTCAAGGGCTGGGTTTAAAAACCACCCATACCAATTGATGTTGACGCAATTTTGTTTACGTTCATGTCTCAAGTACTTCGCAGGAATACTTGCTTCCAACTACAAGTATCGTCGGAATAGTCAAGTCTTATGACCCTTCACTTTTATCGATATTTTCTCGCACACCAATTTACCTGGCTCAGCTCCACAAACATGTTGTGCCTTAGCCCATCATTCTTATGTCTTCTCCTACATCCTCTTAATGCAGCAGAACCCAGCAATTCGAGGAGAATGTGCCCCTTCCTTCGATGGACTACGTTTAGATTGTCCAGCCTTAGccatctttattttctttgtaacCTTAGTGTCACCTTCACTATACTCCCCTCTCACAAATGTGGGATGATTGTCATCTACAATAAAAATGCCACCCAACCATGGAAGTGTCATCACTTTAGCAGAAGTAAAGAAATCATTACCCAAAATTAGATCAAAGTCATCTAGCATCACAGCCAACAAATCACACTTCCCTTACCACAGTCCTATCCTCAAATTCGTGTTGGCTACCTCGCTTGCCGGCACTACTTTAGAATTAACAACCTTCACCTGACTGTCACATGATTTATGTCCAATCTCACCTCTTGGACTATCCGGTCAGAAATAAAGTTGTGTGTGGCCCAGCGTCTACCATTGCCCTCATCTCCTTACCGATAATCAGGCCCGCCACCATCGTCAGACTCTTGTTTCATGATTTCCCACACGCACGAGACTATGCCTACATTGCGGTCACCATCTACACTGCCCCAACTTGAGTCTACCCAGTTTCACTTTCGCAGTCTGTTTGTTCAGTCACTATAAAATTCAACTTGCCGCATTTTGGGCAATCCTTCATTTAGTGTTCATTACTCCTGCAAATGAAACAACCAACCTTCAGTCTCTCTACTGAATGAGGCTCAAAAGTCTCTATTACAACTTCCTTagctttttccttcttctcaaATTTCTTACTGAACTTCGCCTTCCCGTTCCCTACATCATCCTTCTTTTGTTCCGAGTTTTTCAAAACTCTAAAGTCCACCAAACAATCAGCTGTAGCAATGGCTGATGGCATGTCCTTGACACCCTAGCGCCTCAATTCAATTTGTGCCCAAGGCTCAATCTTGCCATAAAATTGAATAGCTTGTCCTCCTCCGACATGTCTCTCACATCCAACATAAGTTAATTGAATTCCTTGATGAGCTCACAAATTGCCCCTGTATGCCTCAGATTTCACAAGGACTACCTTGCAACCCAACTCATGTTGCAAGGAAGAAATTGGTCTTTCACCTCCCAGGTTTCAGTCCTTTCCCGGTTAGCACTGGCGTGATCAAACAATCGAGGTCTCCACCATAGCTTGGCGTACCTAGTGAGATACATACTTGtaattgaaacttttttagCATCCGACACCCTAGCaacttgaaaatatatctccaTGTCCCACAAGAAGTTGTCAAGTTCCTTGGTGCTCCACTCGCCACTAAGGATTTAGGATCCAGTACTTAAACTTTAGATACAATGCACCCCTGTTAGTGCCACTGCCCGCAACAACATGCTTTACCACTTTCTTGTCTGTGTTCAAGGCTCCCAGTTTCATGCCAACAACGTCTATAAGGCAACTCAAATCCTCCGCCACATACACTACTTTTTCCTACACGAACTATGGCAAACCGTCAACTGTTTTCTCAAGTATTTTGATTGCAGCATGCAAGTCTAAAATCTGTTGAATCAAACTTACTGTAGGCAACCCCGAGGTTCATTTTACTAGCCACCCGGATTCTGAGGGATCCACCGGAAGGCCTACCCAAACCTTCCATCTCCATATCCCAAAATTTACCCAGTGCGTTTCCAATAAGCGAAGCAAACCCGAGGTTCATTTTACTCAATGGAAGGTCATGTACATGAACATAAAACTTACACTAATCAAGGGCAATGTTCAATGGGTTCTCATTAACCCCATACCATTAAGGATCAGAGTATTCTTCTTGAAGCTCCAGGAACAACCCTCCAGTGCCTTGTTACAATCGATAATCTGATTAAACCTAATCAAAAATCGCCCCTCCGCCAAGCCCTGCATCTCGAGACCCTTGACCGGGTTGAACATACTCTTAATTGAAGAGACCAGAGCCTCAAATTTAGGTTGTTTTGATGATAAAAGTCTGCTCACCAGAAATAGTTGATGGTCCTCCGAATCAACAGACCAAAGACCGTCCAGGATCACTACCCCAGCACCCTCCTATGCTATCAATCGTAGAGGTTGCCccaaattatgacaaaaaacCTCCATCCGCTCAGAGAACGCAAAATCGAGATCACTAGGCAAAAGAGCGAGAGATTAGTGAAATGAACAAGGAAGTAATTCAACATCTCGCTCCGCAAATGAACAACACCTCCACCTGTCAAAAAGCCAAAAGACACACAAGCAAAGTCACAAAAACAAACTCTGAACAGAAAATTAAGTCCCTATTGCCACAGGGCAGCAACGAGACTTAACGGCCTGATAAAGCCGAGACCAAACAAAGAGCACGAAGCAGCGAAAGAAGCACCGTCCTAGAGCGACAAGGCAAGACATAAACAAAGAGGAAAGAACAAAGAATGATGACCACCGTAAGCACACAACACCCAAAGAATGATCAACTGCAGCCAAACGCCAAAATCGTAGCAACACTGCCTCCTGTGCGAAACAAATTGCCTAAAAGCTCACTAGAAAAGCAAAGAAACGGGCGACCAGAGACGAGAAGAAGAAGGCACGTGTCAAACACTCtcagttaatttttaaatgagaggatttttttgttgtatttaaataataaagagggATTTCACGCTATTTCATCGAAATGGGGAGTGTTatacaatttaccctaaaaCAGAATTATATGATACTATGGGTTTAATCAATTTGTGCGgctgtttgttttcttgtgtACCCCAATGCGTTAATGCTCATCCTCTCAAGATTTGcaagtttgatcaaatttaccaACTCGGCGACTCTATTTTCGACACCGAAAACTTGATTCGGGAGGTCCCAATTGGGGCGGCCACAGCATTCGCAAGACTATCATACGGTGAAACGTTCTTCAAGAACGCTACCGGACGTTGCTCCAATGGCCTTCTTATGATTGATTATATTGGTAAGGTTTCTATTCTACCTATCTTGTACTTGGTGCATGATGACTTCACTCGATCTATGATCTTGTTATGTATTTTGTTGTTCATATCCATAACTTTCTTGTTCTTGGCTTGGCTCATCTTCAGTTCTTAGCCTACTGCATTGAGTATTGGCGGTGGATCAATCTTCTTTACTGTTCAATacttttttgataattatattgtgtCATAAGAAGATTTACATAATTTGTATTATGTTTGTATGTACAGCAATGGCTGCCGGCCTTCCTTTTCTTCCACCATACAAGAACTTGGATGCTGTAGATTTTGAGCATGGCGTCAACTTTGCCGTGGCAGGTTCCACCGCATTGCCACCTCAGGTCTTGGCTGCCCAACACATATTTTCTCCGGTGACCACCAGTTCTCTCAACGTCCAATTAGACTAGATGTTCACCCATTTCACTTCCATTTGCCTTAACTCTAGAGGTATTTTCATACTAGTATGTATACTACATTCTCTAATTAATTCATACTTGCTATACTAATTTGACAGTATTTATACGTCTTCAAGTACTGTTGTTAACATTAATAGCAACTGACAGATTGTGCTGAGAAACTCCAAAATGATCTGTTCATGGTTGGGGAAATCGGTGGAAACGACTACAACTATGCGACTTTCCAAGGAAAAACAATGGAGGAGTTGAGAAGCATGGTGCCCGATGTTGTTGCTACCATCGTCGATGCTGCCAGGGTACATAACTATAAAGTTACATTATTAACTAAAGAATCAGTTTTCGATGATTTTTATCATACAACATTGGCCTAATGATTGAATGTTACGCACAGAAAGTAATTGGAGTGGGGGGTAAAAGAGTGGTGATCCCTGGAAACTTCCCCATCGGTTGCCTCCCGATTTACAAAACAGCCTTCCAAACCAACATCTCTGCAGCTTATGATAAGAACCACTGCCTGAAGCATCTGAATGACTTGGCCAAATACCACAACAAAGAGCTGCAAAACGCCATCCACACACTCAAATAAGAGAAGCCCAATGCTGTGATCGTCTACGGGGATTACTACAACGCCTACCAATTTCTACTCCGAGTTGCAACTTCTCGCGGTACGATGTGTTAACTCTGTCCAAATTCGTAAAAATcacaattacaatatatattaattaatgatgatgatgatggatgGTATATTTAGgatttgagagagaaagagcTTGCTGCGGAACAGGCGGAAAGTACAATTTCAACATGACAAGGATGTGTGGAGGTGCAGGTGTTAAAGTATGCTCCGATCCAGAAGGATACATGAGTTGGGCCGGAGTGCATTTGACTCAACAAGGCTATAAGATCATGGCTGCATGGCTTGTCAACAACATCTTCCCGCACCTCCTCTGCCATATTTGAAGTTCAGTAGAGTTTATAGGTTACAAAACTAGCttagatattttatatgtgTTTTCCTTTCTCTTATGCCTTTTTTTACAGCGCCATAGTTATATGGATTACTTTTAAGCTTTATTAGAATTTGCATAGTTTGAGTATACTAAGATAGTTTCATCGAAATAATAGAGGTTCACGACTTTAATCCTTGTGAACTCAAATTCCAACATAAATATGGATAatcatcacatttttttttaaatttaatcgttgtttggaaaattacaaacattatgtttggtttcgaTTTTGGGTCATCTCAAACCGATTAATGTTTGGCCttcaatattttgaccatttttgtctcatttttagttgttttgtaacATTGACCAGGGGacatgttaaatatataatattttctccaataaaagtttgtatttaatttttaaatacaaatatatttcattttaaccacttaatattttgtacgtaatatttttctacatcattggaataattagaaaattaaaaaaatacaaaataatatattaattctacacggttaattcaaatattacattatttaaataacgtatttaaatttatcacctcgAATAGAAcgtctaacaaaaatattattaatcaattactagagtgcatttaattatttataaaattatatttgtcctttttagtacatatataattacaaaatactatttattttaatccactcacaactaaataaattaaatatatattcatataaatatatataaaagagatatgatttgaccaTAAACAATacttttgtctcccactaacttagatcaaacataccatacttattttatattatctccaaaaataaatccaaacatacacactatttttatcacatacttatttatctttatttttctctctttatttttacgaaaaaaaactaaaataagttaaaaataaaaccaaagaTAGAGCACATGACTAACTACTCTTATCCAAGATGTATTAGGTTTCTGTCAAGCATAGTATTAACAGTTTAAGACAAATCGCATCATAGAGAAAGCACGAACAAAGTATTATGaactaattcataaaatcAACAGAATTAAAATCAATACTGAACGTGGTAATTTCAGTAAATCCCGCAGCAACAATATAAGATTTTAAGCGAACAGGAATTTCATCGAATAGCAAATGGGCATTGCGAGAACAAATGAAAAGACTTGAATACGAACTCATCAATGTTTCTCGATGCCTTGAACATCAATTATCAGTTTGTAGCAGAAGCAGCCGAGGCAGCAGATGATGGTCTCCTTAATCTCCGGAGCCGATCGATCCACTGATCCTCAGGGACCTGGCCCGCCCAGTCAGGAGCGCCGCCCCCAAACGAGATCCCACGCATGGCCTCCATCACTCTCACGGCGTTCTCCGCCGTCAAGGGAGCGTTGCGCCGCCTCTCGTCCTCTCTGAATGCTCTCTCTATCGCCATCTCCGATTCCATAgcctcctcttcctcctcttcttcttcatcactTTCATGGTCTTTGTCGCTCAGATCAAGCGATGATACTCCATTCTCCACCCACCCATTGGGCAGATGATAGAAATTAAGGTTTGGATCTTGATCGGAAAGCACTCTGTCTCGGCCGTGGTCTTCGTCCTCGCCGCCGCTGTCAACGGTGGAGATGGGCTGATAGTATTCCGCAGAATCGTCGGAATTCGCGTCAGAATCGCTGCCGCATACACCGTTATCAGGGTCGGAAGTAGTCACCGCATTCATCTTTCCAGCCGAAGCGAACCCAATTCACCGTATTCAAAATCCAAAAggctatttataaaattgggGAAAggtccaaaaataaaaattaagatattaaaattaaaacggaaattggagaaaacaaaagagaaactGCACCAGCCGGGAATCGAACCCGGGTCTGTACCGTGGCAGGGTACTATTCTACCACTAGACCACTGGTGCCACTTGTTCTACTCACACAAGATTTCACTATCAAAAATCTCTTTTCCCTGTTATTTaatataagggataattacacttttcaaCCCTagtatttggtataattacacatataacCTCATGTTTTAAAAACTTACATGTAGCAT includes:
- the LOC105163935 gene encoding uncharacterized protein LOC105163935, producing the protein MNAVTTSDPDNGVCGSDSDANSDDSAEYYQPISTVDSGGEDEDHGRDRVLSDQDPNLNFYHLPNGWVENGVSSLDLSDKDHESDEEEEEEEEAMESEMAIERAFREDERRRNAPLTAENAVRVMEAMRGISFGGGAPDWAGQVPEDQWIDRLRRLRRPSSAASAASATN